Part of the Niallia alba genome is shown below.
AATGATTACTCATTTCTTTCTTTTTACTTCATAATCTAGTTTTGAGGGAATAACCTCAAAATAAAATAGTCTGGTGGCGATAGCGAGAAGGTCACACCCGTTCCCATACCGAACACGGAAGTTAAGCTTCTCAGCGCCGATGGTAGTTGGGGGTTCTCCCCCTGTGAGAGTAGGACGTCGCCAGGCTGCCAAAAGGTTCTAAAGGCTTATTGCTTTTAGGGCTTTTTTTTATGTTTTTTTACTGTTATTTTTTCTCCATGGATAATAACTTCATTCAATACTTCCCCATCTGATATAAGCCGGCGTTTTTTAATTGGCTGTTTTCTAAAAGATTGTTGTTTTTTCAATCAGAGAAAAAAATTAGTTGGAAATGTTCCGGCTGTGGGTAATAGCAACAAACTTTACGAAAACAGCTTTTTAATTAAACTATACCTAAATGCAGAATTGCTAAACAATCAAACTTGAAAATTGTGATAAATCAGACTATAGTTAATATAATCTTTATACAACCACCTCTTCTTTCATGAAAGAATGACTATAACAGGTTTGGAATAGCTAAAAAATGGGAAAATTAATAAAACGTCTTCCTTGCTAAATATTATTTTTATCGTGTATAATTATAGTCAAATATAGTCAAAGTCAGAAGGGGGAGGCTTGGTGAGAAATATTTCGGATATAATTGAGAATTACTTAAAAGAAGTATTAGAAATGAGCGAAAAATCATTAGTGGAAATCAAGCGAAGTGAAATCGCCGATAAATTCGAATGTGTACCATCACAAATTAACTATGTAATAAATACCCGTTTTACTATAGAAAAAGGGTATGTAGTCGAAAGTAAACGTGGTGGTGGCGGTTTTATTCGAATTATGAAAGTTCAAACGTATGATCATGCCCATTTAATTGACCAATTACTATCCCTTATTCAAAGTCGGATACCTCAAAATAGTGCAGAAAATTTAATTCTTCGATTAGTAGAAGAAGATGTTATTAATAAGAGAGAAGCAAAAATTATGTTAAGTGTAATCGATCGCTCTGTATTATATTTAGAATTACCATATAGAGATGAATTAAGAGCAAGATTATTAAAGGCGATGTTAACGTCATTAAAATATAAATAATATCCCTTTGATTAAATTGAGGTGAGAACTATGATGTGTACGGAATGTAATCAAAGACCAGCTACTTTACATTTTTCAAAAAATATTAATGGGAAAGTAACAGAGTTTCATCTCTGTGAGCATTGTGCAAAGGAAAATGGCGATATATTTATGATTAATGGTTCATCTGGTTTGTCTTTGAATAATTTATTAGCTGGGTTATTAAATATAGAGCCAAGTTTTCAACACATCACAGAAGATACTTATAAGAGACAAAAACCTTTACAGTGTAAAGATTGTCAAATGACATTTTCTCAATTCAGGAAAATAGGTAAATTAGGATGTCCTCATTGTTACGATACATTTAAGGAACAACTGTTACCGTTTATTAAACGACTCCACGGGGGGAATATTGAACACAAAGGAAAAATCCCGGAGCGCATTGGTGGTCATTTTCTTATCAAAAAGGAAATTGAGCAGTTGCGATTGGAGTTGAAGGAACTAATTAATAACGAAGAATTTGAAAAAGCAGCAGTCATTCGAGATGAAATAAAAAGTAAAGAAAAACAGTTAACTTCTTTTATCGAGGGAGGGGAGTAACGTGTCTTTAGAAAAATTTATAAGTAAAGCACGAACTTCATGGATGTGTTCTGATGGACCAGACTCTGAAATCGTTCTTACCTCTCGAATTCGATTAGCAAGGAATATACAGGATGTGAAATTTCCTCTTTTATTTTCGAAAGAAGAAGCTGAGAATGTGATCCAGCAAGTAGAACATGCAATAGTTAAGGAATCAAATGATCAGATGGAACTGCTTGAAATGAGTGACTTAAATGAATTGGAAAAAAGAGTTCTTGTAGAGAAACATCTAATCAGTCCTCAACTTGCTGAACAATCTCCTTATGGAGCAGCAATATTATCAGAAGATGAAGAAGTAAGCATCATGGTTAATGAAGAGGACCATATTCGCATTCAATGTATCAAGCCTGGTCTTCAAATAGTAGAGGCCTTTAAAGAGGCTAATAGGATTGATGATTTATTAGAAAAAAAGATTAATTATGCTTACCATGTAGAAACGGGATATTTGACAAGTTGTCCGACTAATATCGGAACAGGTCTTAGAGCTTCTGTTATGATGCATTTACCAGGAATGGTATTAACGCAACAGATGAATCGGATTATCCCAGCTATTCAACAGCTTGGCTTAGTAGTTAGAGGCATTTATGGGGAAGGTAGCGAGGCTCTCGGAAATATTTTTCAGATTTCTAACCAAATAACTTTGGGTAGATCCGAAAAAGACATAATTGAGGAATTAAAAAGTGTTGTTACTCAATTAATTGATCAAGAAAAAGAATCGAGAAATGCATTAGCCAAAACCTCTAACATACAATTAGAAGATAGAGTCTTCCGTTCCTACGGAATATTAAGTAATAGTCGTATTATGGAAACAAAGGAAGCGGCAAAATGTCTGTCTGATGTTCGATTAGGTATTGATATGGGATATATAAAAAATATATCCAAAAGTATCCTTAATGAATTAATGATTCTTACTCAGCCAGGGTTTTTACAACTATATGCTGGGGAACAAATGAATCCCAATGATCGCGATATACGTCGTGCATCCTTAATAAGAGAAAGATTAAAATTGGAAACAGAATAGAGATTCTAAGGAGGATGAAAGTATGATGTTTGGTCGATTTACAGAAAGAGCGCAGAAGGTATTAGCACTTTCCCAGGAAGAAGCAATTCGTTTAGGACACAATAATATTGGTACAGAGCATATTTTACTTGGGTTAGTTCGTGAAGGAGAAGGAATAGCAGCGAAAGCTCTATCAGCGCTTGGATTAGGAGCTGAAAAAATTCAAGAGGAAGTAGAAAATTTGATTGGTCGTGGTCAAGATGCTGCCCAAACTATTCATTATACGCCAAGAGCTAAAAAAGTGATCGAACTGTCAATGGACGAAGCAAGAAAATTAGGTCATTCTTATGTTGGTACAGAACATATTCTTTTAGGCTTAATTAGAGAAGGAGAAGGGGTAGCAGCCAGAGTATTAAATAATCTAGGTGTAAGTCTAAATAAAGCACGACAACAAGTACTTCAGTTACTTGGAAGTAGTGAATCTGGAAATCACCCAGGTGGCTCAGCTGCTAGTGCGAATACACCAACACTTGATAGCTTAGCTCGTGATTTAACAGCTATCGCAAGAGAGGGTAGTCTAGATCCAGTTATCGGAAGAAGCAAGGAAATCCAGCGTGTTATTGAAGTATTAAGTAGACGTACTAAAAATAACCCAGTGTTAATAGGGGAACCTGGTGTAGGTAAAACAGCTATTGCTGAAGGCCTAGCACAACAAATTGTTCAAAATGAAGTTCCTGAAATCTTAAGAGATAAACGGGTAATGACATTGGATATGGGTACAGTGGTTGCTGGAACGAAGTATCGTGGTGAATTCGAAGATCGTCTGAAGAAAGTAATGGATGAAATTCGCCAAGCGGGGAATATTATTCTGTTCATCGATGAGTTGCATACTTTAATTGGTGCAGGTGGTGCAGAAGGAGCTATTGATGCTTCCAATATACTGAAGCCGTCTTTAGCTCGAGGAGAGCTTCAATGTATTGGTGCCACTACATTAGATGAATATCGTAAATACATTGAAAAAGATGCTGCTTTAGAAAGAAGATTTCAACCTATTACAGTAGATGAACCAACTAGTGAAGAATCAATCCAAATTTTAAAAGGATTAAGAGATCGATATGAGGCTCATCATCGCGTTTCTATTACAGATGAAGCAATTGATGCAGCTGTTAAATTGTCTGATCGTTATATTTCTGATCGTTTCTTACCGGATAAAGCAATTGATTTAATTGATGAGGCTGGTTCGAAGGTTCGATTAAGATCATATACTACTCCACCAAATTTAAAAGAGTTAGAAGTGAAGTTAGAGGAAGTACGCAAAGAGAAGGACGCATCTGTTCAAAGTCAAGAATTTGAAAAGGCTGCTTCTTTACGAGATACAGAACAAAGATTAAGAGAACAATTAGAAGAAACAAAGAAAAATTGGAAAGAAAAACAAGGCCAAGAGAATACAGAAGTGACAGTGGAAGATATTGCAAGTGTTGTTTCAAGTTGGACTGGGATTCCTGTATCTAAGCTTGCGCAAACAGAAACAGATAAGTTGTTAAATATGGAAAATATTCTTCATAACCGAGTTATTGGCCAGGAAGAAGCTGTTATCGCTATTTCCAAGGCAGTAAGACGTGCAAGAGCTGGGTTAAAAGATCCAAAAAGACCAATTGGCTCCTTTATTTTCCTTGGTCCTACTGGAGTAGGGAAAACTGAACTTGCTCGTGCCCTTGCTGAGTCTATGTTTGGGGATGAAGATGCTATGATTCGTATCGATATGTCTGAATACATGGAGAAGCATTCTACTTCAAGATTAGTAGGATCCCCTCCAGGATATGTTGGATATGAAGAAGGCGGACAATTGACAGAGAAAGTAAGAAGAAAGCCATATTCTGTAGTGCTTTTAGATGAAATTGAAAAAGCTCATCCAGATGTGTTTAATATCTTACTTCAAGTGCTTGAAGATGGTCGCTTAACAGATTCTAAAGGACGTACAGTTGATTTCCGAAATACAGTTTTAATTATGACTTCCAATGTAGGTGCTTCAGCGTTAAAGCAAAATAAATATGTTGGTTTTAACGTTCAAGATGGAGATCAAGACTATAAAGATATGAAGGGCAAAGTAATGGAAGAGCTAAAAAGAGCATTCCGTCCAGAATTCTTAAACCGTATAGATGAAACAATTGTCTTCCATGCCTTAGAGAAGAAGCATTTAAAAGAAATTGTTACGTTAATGGCAGATCAGTTAGTTAAGCGCCTAACTGAACAGGATATTCAGTTGACTATTACAGAAGCAGCGAAAGAAAAAATTGCAGAAGAAGGATATGATCCGGAGTATGGGGCAAGACCACTACGTCGTGCGATCCAAAAGCATGTAGAGGATCGATTATCAGAAGAACTTCTAAAAGGAACGGTATTAACTGGTCAACAAATTGAATTGGATGTAGAAAATGGTGAGTTTACTGTTAAGGTAAATGGTGAAGAGCCGGCAGTAAATCTACAAAAATAACGCTAACAACATTTAAATAAGTGACACACGTATTACAGCTTTACGTGTGTCATTTCTTTATTTAATGTAAAATAGGAAAAAACTAATCCTCTACTTAATCATGACGATCAGATTAGGATACATATGCTACGATGGGGAAAGTTAGAGAATGAAGGGAAAGGAGGATGAATATGGCTAAAAGAAAAACCAAGTTTCTTTGCCAGGAATGCGGATATGAATCTGCAAAATGGATGGGGAAATGTCCTGGTTGTGGAAACTGGAATACGATGGTGGAAGAAGTAGAAAAAAGCACTGTTCAAAGAAAAGGAGCATTTGCGCACTCAGCTACCAGTACTATTGCAGCAAAACCTATTCCTATAACTAGCATTGAAACAGTCAATGAGCCAAGAATATATACGGACTTAATGGAATTAAACCGTGTTCTTGGGGGAGGAGTGGTTCGTGGTTCGCTAGTATTAATAGGTGGAGATCCAGGAATAGGGAAGTCAACGCTTCTTTTACAAGTATCTTCCCAATTGGCACAAAAAAAACACTCTGTGCTATATGTGTCTGGAGAGGAGTCTCAAAAACAAACAAAATTAAGAGCAGATCGTTTAGGCGTAGTTTCCGACCATTTGCTCGTTTATTCAGAAACAAATCTAGAGGATATAAGCAGAACTATTGAAAATACGAATGTAGAGTTTGTTGTGATTGACTCGATTCAAACAATCTACCATCCAGAGGTTACATCTGCACCAGGAAGTGTCTCTCAAGTTAGAGAATGTACAGCAGAATTAATGAGAATCGGAAAAACAAAAGGAATAGCAATCTTTATTGTAGGACATGTAACAAAGGAAGGTTCGATTGCAGGACCGAGATTGCTTGAACATATGGTTGATACTGTATTGTATTTTGAAGGAGAAAGACATCATACATATCGTATTTTACGTGCTGTAAAGAATCGCTTTGGCTCAACTAATGAGATGGGAATTTTTGAAATGAAAGAAGTTGGTCTTGAAGAAGTAGAGAATCCATCTGAGATTTTTCTTGAGGAACGTTCACAAGGTGCTGCTGGTTCTACGGTGGTAGCCTCAATGGAAGGAACGAGACCTGTTCTTGTTGAAATACAAGCATTGATTTCACCGACTAGCTTCGGAAATCCACGAAGGATGGCAACTGGGATAGATCATAATAGAGTCCCGTTGTTAATGGCTGTATTGGAAAAAAGAGTAGGAATGTTATTGCAGAATCAAGATGCATATTTAAAAGTAGCTGGCGGTGTAAAGTTAGATGAGCCCGCTATTGATTTAGCAATCGCAGTTAGCATTGCCTCAAGCTTCCGAGATAAACCGACAAGAGCAACTGATTGTATTATAGGGGAAGTAGGATTAACTGGAGAAGTTAGAAGAGTTTCTCGAATAGAACAAAGGGTACAAGAGGCTGCAAAATTAGGTTTCGAGCGTGTTATTATCCCATCAAATAATTTAAGCGGTTTAAAGGCCCCAAAAGGTTTAGAAGTTGTCGGAGTACATACAGTAGCAGAAGCTTTAACAGCTGCTTTAGGCCATTAATTTCAAAAAAAATACATTGATGTGAATTTTCAGTTGTGTTAAAATGGAATATTTATTTATTTGACAGGCATTTGTTTTTAATGCTAATCTAGTTTTATCAAATAAAATAGGTATTTATCTCTTTGTCTGTGTTATATTTCCATTTTTGCCAGGGTTTTTGTATTTTTAAGTATCTTGCCATTATAAAATTATTACTTTTGATAGGGGTATGCAGGCATTTTATTTCCCGCGCAATGTGAGAGATTCTATCTATTAACACTAGTATTTGACATAGTCATCATATCTATAAAAATAACTTTTTCATTACAAATTAAAATTTCCTGTAATATTAGGTTTCAAAACTGGGAATTTGTTTATAATGTGAAAGAGGAGGTGGAAGTATTGTTAAAACGCATTGTTCAAGTTTGTTTTTTAATTATTGGAGGAACAATCGGATTTTTATTTATTCCTGATTTATTCTCAGTAATGTCTATCGATCATGATCTTATTAATAACGCATATGTGTCAGCAATACTTGGTGCCATTATTTTTTATCTTATTACTTTTTGGGCGATTGATTATATTGTTAACTTTATTAAGTTTTTAGAAGAATCAATTGTAAAGGCTCCAATTACGGATATAATCTTTGGTAGTCTTGGAATCGGATTTGGATTAACGTTAGCCTTTTTAGTAGGGTATGCTTTGACGTCGGTCCCTGTGCTTAATACTGTCGCTCCAATCCTTTTATCATTACTTTTTGGATATTTAGGCTTTCAAGTTGGGTTTAAAAAGAGAGATGAATTATTAACACTCTTCACAGCTAGAAAGAAAAAAGTAGTGGAAGAGGAACCCGTAAAAGTTGAGAAAAGTAATTTAAAAATATTGGATACTAGTGTTATTATTGATGGAAGAATAGCTGATATTTGTCAAACGGGTTTCCTAGAGGGCACAATTGTTATTCCGCAATTTGTTCTTGGAGAACTTCAGCATATAGCAGATTCATCCGATGCGCTAAAACGTAATCGTGGAAGAAGAGGTTTAGATATCCTTAATCGAATACAAAAGGAATTAGCAATTAAAGTGGAAATTTACGAAGGTGATTTTGAAGATATCGCAGAAGTAGATAGTAAACTAGTCAAATTAGCTAAATTAACAAACGGCGTTGTTGTAACGAATGATTTTAACTTAAACAAAGTATGTGAACTGCAGAAGGTTGCTGTTCTTAATATTAATGATTTAGCCAATGCTGTAAAACCGGTTGTTCTTCCAGGAGAAGAGATGAAGATACAAATTATAAA
Proteins encoded:
- a CDS encoding CtsR family transcriptional regulator translates to MRNISDIIENYLKEVLEMSEKSLVEIKRSEIADKFECVPSQINYVINTRFTIEKGYVVESKRGGGGFIRIMKVQTYDHAHLIDQLLSLIQSRIPQNSAENLILRLVEEDVINKREAKIMLSVIDRSVLYLELPYRDELRARLLKAMLTSLKYK
- a CDS encoding UvrB/UvrC motif-containing protein, with the translated sequence MMCTECNQRPATLHFSKNINGKVTEFHLCEHCAKENGDIFMINGSSGLSLNNLLAGLLNIEPSFQHITEDTYKRQKPLQCKDCQMTFSQFRKIGKLGCPHCYDTFKEQLLPFIKRLHGGNIEHKGKIPERIGGHFLIKKEIEQLRLELKELINNEEFEKAAVIRDEIKSKEKQLTSFIEGGE
- a CDS encoding protein arginine kinase codes for the protein MSLEKFISKARTSWMCSDGPDSEIVLTSRIRLARNIQDVKFPLLFSKEEAENVIQQVEHAIVKESNDQMELLEMSDLNELEKRVLVEKHLISPQLAEQSPYGAAILSEDEEVSIMVNEEDHIRIQCIKPGLQIVEAFKEANRIDDLLEKKINYAYHVETGYLTSCPTNIGTGLRASVMMHLPGMVLTQQMNRIIPAIQQLGLVVRGIYGEGSEALGNIFQISNQITLGRSEKDIIEELKSVVTQLIDQEKESRNALAKTSNIQLEDRVFRSYGILSNSRIMETKEAAKCLSDVRLGIDMGYIKNISKSILNELMILTQPGFLQLYAGEQMNPNDRDIRRASLIRERLKLETE
- the clpC gene encoding ATP-dependent protease ATP-binding subunit ClpC → MMFGRFTERAQKVLALSQEEAIRLGHNNIGTEHILLGLVREGEGIAAKALSALGLGAEKIQEEVENLIGRGQDAAQTIHYTPRAKKVIELSMDEARKLGHSYVGTEHILLGLIREGEGVAARVLNNLGVSLNKARQQVLQLLGSSESGNHPGGSAASANTPTLDSLARDLTAIAREGSLDPVIGRSKEIQRVIEVLSRRTKNNPVLIGEPGVGKTAIAEGLAQQIVQNEVPEILRDKRVMTLDMGTVVAGTKYRGEFEDRLKKVMDEIRQAGNIILFIDELHTLIGAGGAEGAIDASNILKPSLARGELQCIGATTLDEYRKYIEKDAALERRFQPITVDEPTSEESIQILKGLRDRYEAHHRVSITDEAIDAAVKLSDRYISDRFLPDKAIDLIDEAGSKVRLRSYTTPPNLKELEVKLEEVRKEKDASVQSQEFEKAASLRDTEQRLREQLEETKKNWKEKQGQENTEVTVEDIASVVSSWTGIPVSKLAQTETDKLLNMENILHNRVIGQEEAVIAISKAVRRARAGLKDPKRPIGSFIFLGPTGVGKTELARALAESMFGDEDAMIRIDMSEYMEKHSTSRLVGSPPGYVGYEEGGQLTEKVRRKPYSVVLLDEIEKAHPDVFNILLQVLEDGRLTDSKGRTVDFRNTVLIMTSNVGASALKQNKYVGFNVQDGDQDYKDMKGKVMEELKRAFRPEFLNRIDETIVFHALEKKHLKEIVTLMADQLVKRLTEQDIQLTITEAAKEKIAEEGYDPEYGARPLRRAIQKHVEDRLSEELLKGTVLTGQQIELDVENGEFTVKVNGEEPAVNLQK
- the radA gene encoding DNA repair protein RadA gives rise to the protein MAKRKTKFLCQECGYESAKWMGKCPGCGNWNTMVEEVEKSTVQRKGAFAHSATSTIAAKPIPITSIETVNEPRIYTDLMELNRVLGGGVVRGSLVLIGGDPGIGKSTLLLQVSSQLAQKKHSVLYVSGEESQKQTKLRADRLGVVSDHLLVYSETNLEDISRTIENTNVEFVVIDSIQTIYHPEVTSAPGSVSQVRECTAELMRIGKTKGIAIFIVGHVTKEGSIAGPRLLEHMVDTVLYFEGERHHTYRILRAVKNRFGSTNEMGIFEMKEVGLEEVENPSEIFLEERSQGAAGSTVVASMEGTRPVLVEIQALISPTSFGNPRRMATGIDHNRVPLLMAVLEKRVGMLLQNQDAYLKVAGGVKLDEPAIDLAIAVSIASSFRDKPTRATDCIIGEVGLTGEVRRVSRIEQRVQEAAKLGFERVIIPSNNLSGLKAPKGLEVVGVHTVAEALTAALGH
- a CDS encoding PIN/TRAM domain-containing protein, with product MLKRIVQVCFLIIGGTIGFLFIPDLFSVMSIDHDLINNAYVSAILGAIIFYLITFWAIDYIVNFIKFLEESIVKAPITDIIFGSLGIGFGLTLAFLVGYALTSVPVLNTVAPILLSLLFGYLGFQVGFKKRDELLTLFTARKKKVVEEEPVKVEKSNLKILDTSVIIDGRIADICQTGFLEGTIVIPQFVLGELQHIADSSDALKRNRGRRGLDILNRIQKELAIKVEIYEGDFEDIAEVDSKLVKLAKLTNGVVVTNDFNLNKVCELQKVAVLNINDLANAVKPVVLPGEEMKIQIIKDGKEHNQGVAYLDDGTMIVVEEGRNYIGKHIDVLVTSVLQTSAGRMIFAKPKLLEKAL